A region of the Mesoterricola sediminis genome:
AGGGTGGCTTCCAGGTGGGTGTGCCCCAGTTCCAGGAGCGTGGCGCTGGCCGCCTGGAACAGGATCCCGTGGAGCAGGCGCGCGTGGCTCATGGCGATCGGGCGCAGTTCGGACGGCTCGGTGAACACCAGATGGAAGTGCGCTGCCGCCAGGAGCCGCCTGGCCCGGGCCTCGATCCACTTCTCCTGGGCCAGGTTCTGGCATTTCGGGCAATGCCGGTTGCCGCAGGAGTTGTAGCTGGGGTGCTCCCGGCCGCAGTCCGGGCAGACGTCCACATGACCGCCCATGGCGGCCGTGCGGCAGCGGCTGATGGCCCGGAGGACCTTCGTCTGGCGATGACCCAGGGATGCGTCCGCCTCCAGTTCAGGGAGATGGCGCCTGACGATATCCGCAATGTCGAACCGGGGTCGGGAGTAGGCCACCGCCTACGGGACCAGGTCCTCCAAGGGACTCCGGACGGCAGCGATCTGGCTGGCCGAGACCTGGGTGTAGATCTGGATGGACTTGATGGACTTGTGGCCGAGCAGGACCTGGATGGTCCTCAGGTCCGTGCGGTTCTCCAGGAGGGAGGTGGCGAAGCTGTGCCGGAGCATGTGGGGCGTGACCACCTTCCCGATGCCCGAGGCCGCCGAGGCGCACAGGAGGGCGCGACGGGCCGTCTCCGGGCAGAGGGGACGTCCGAAGCGGGTTGAGAACAGCAGGGGTGGCGTGGGGCGCTCGTACTTCCAATATTCCCGGAGCATATCCAGCAGGACGGAGCGGAGCATGACTAGGCGCTGGCCCCCACCCTTGGCATGTCGGACGTGGATCACCCCCGCAGGGCATCGATGTCCTGGGTCTCCAGGCCGATGGCCTCGCTGATCCGGAGGCCCGTGGCGTAGATCAGGGCGAAGAACACGCTGTACTTGGCCACAGTGAAGGACTTGAGCACCCGGCCCACCTCGGCCGCGGTCAGGATGGTGGGCAGCGGGGCATCCTTCCTGGGCATGGAGATGAAGGCCACCTTGTCGGGCTGGCCCAGGGTTTTCCGGAATAGGAAGGCCAGCGCCGAGTAGTGGCATCGCAGGCGTTCCGGGCCGATGGGCTGGGCCTGGAGGTGCTCCACCCAGCGGCGGATTTCCGCCTGGGAGGCACGGTCGGCCGACTTGCCGACCATCTCCTGGAACCGCCGGATGGAGGCCAGATATTGCTGGATGGTTCCTTTGGCACGCCCGGCCATCCTAAGATCGGACTCGAGTCGCGACAATACGGGGTTGTGGCTCATGATGAACCTCCTTGAATGTGGGGGACGGTGCTGTAACACCGCCACATTCAAGGAGCCTCATTTCAGCCAATTCCGCTAGCCGGTTCCGAATCCCTCACGCTGCCGGCGCGATCCTCCTCCGGCTGCGAACGCAGCCTTCGTTCAACAGTCTTTCCACAGTCCCCGCGGGGACCTCAAACTTCAACTCGGCCATTGGTTTCCTTTCGTAGATTGCTTGCTCGACACAACCAACCTACTGGAGCCAGTGGCCCCTTTGCTATCCGGTCGCCAAATACGGCACGGACACTAACTTACAGAAACCTTTGTACACAACCGGTTCCGAGGCCCTCAGGCAGCCGGCGCGATCCTCCTCCGGCTGCGAACGCAGCCTTCGTTCAACCCTCCCGCCCGGGGAGCGGGTGACTTGTGCCTTCCATCCCAGCCCCCCCTCCGGTCCCCGTGAGAGAATGCCCCCAGCAAAAGGAACCGCCCATGACCCAAGCCACCGAAGCCCCCGTCTTCCGCGCCCCCCACGGAACCCACCTGCACTGCAAGGGGTGGCTCCAGGAGGCCGCCCTCCGCATGCTCATGAACAACCTGGACCCGGACGTGGCCGAGCGCCCCGAGGACCTGATCGTCTACGGCGGCCTGGGCAAGGCCGCCCGGAACTGGGATTGCTTCAACGCCATCGTCAAGGAACTCAAGCACCTGGGTGACGACGAAACCCTCCTGATCCAGAGCGGCAAGCCCGTGGGCGTCGTGAAGACCCACCCGGACGCCCCCCGGGTCCTCATCGCCAATTCCAACCTGGTGCCCCGCTGGGCCACCTGGGAGCACTTCCGCGAGCTGGACCGCAAGGGCCTGATGATGTACGGCCAGATGACGGCCGGGAGCTGGATCTACATCGGCAGCCAGGGCATCGTCCAGGGCACGTACGAGACCTTCGCAGAGGCCGCCCGCCAGCACTTCGGCGGCAGCCTGGCCGGGACCTGGACCCTCACCGCGGGCCTGGGCGGCATGGGCGGGGCCCAGCCCCTGTCCGTGACCATGAACGGCGGCGTGGCCCTCTGCGTCGAGGTGGACCGCACCCGCATCGAGAAGCGCCTCGCGACCCGCTACCTGGACGAGTGGACCGACTCCCTCGACGAGGCCATGGCCCGCGTCCAGCGCTACGTGGCCGAGAAGAAGGCCGTCTCCATCGGCCTCCTGGGCAACGCCTCCGAGATCCTGCCCGAGCTGGTGCGGCGCGGCGCGCGGCCCCACCTCGTGACGGACCAGACCTCCGCCCACGACGAATACAACGGCTACATCCCCGCCGGCCTCACCCTCGAGGCGGCCGCGGCCATGCGCAAGTCGGATCCCGAGGGCTACGTGAAGCGGGCCCTCGATTCCATGCGCGCCCACGTGGAGGCCATGCTGGCCTTCCAGAAGACGGGCTCGGTCACCTTCGACTACGGCAACAACATCCGCGCCCAGGCCCAGCGCGCCGGCTGCGCCGACGCGTTCGCCTTCCCGGGCTTCGTGCCGGCCTTCATCCGGCCCCTCTTCTGCAAGGGCATCGGGCCCTTCCGCTGGGCCGCCCTCTCCGGCGACCCCGAGGACATCGCCGTCACCGATCGGGCCATGATGGAGCTCTTCCCGGAGAACGAGGGCATGATCCGCTGGATCAAGGCCGCCTCCGAGAAGATCGCCTTCCAGGGCCTGCCCGCCCGGATCTGCTGGATCGGCGCCGGCGAGCGCCACCTGGCCGGCCTGAAATTCAACGAGCTGGTGCGGGAGGGCAAGCTGAAGGCCCCCATCGTCATCGGCCGCGACCACCTGGATTCGGGCAGCGTCGCCAGCCCCAACCGCGAGACCGAGGCCATGAAGGACGGCTCCGACGCCGTCTCCGATTGGCCCCTCCTCAACGCCATGACCGCCTGCAGCGGCGGCGCCAGCTGGGTGAGCCTCCACCACGGCGGCGGCGTCGGCATGGGCTTCTCCCAGCACTCCGGCGTCGTCATCGTGGCCGACGGCACGGAGCGCGCGGACCGCTGCATCCGGCGGGTCCTGTGGAACGACCCCGCCATGGGCGTCTTCCGCCACGCGGACGCGGGCTACGACAGCGCCCGCGAGCACGCGGAGCGCATCGGCCTCCACGTGCCCCTGCCCCGGTGATCCTGCCCGACCTGGACGACCTGGTCCTGGAATCCGACGAGGATTCCGGGATCGAGGAGCTGGGGCGCCGCGTCCTCTCGCGGGGCCCCTGGTCCACCGTGGCCTACCTGGTGCGCACCCGGGGTCCGGAAGGGCCCTGGGAGGGCCCCTTCCTGTGGCTGCACCGCTACCAGAAGGTGCCCCAGGGCTGGAAGCTGGTGAGCCGCTTCCACACCACCGAACCGGCGCAGCTGGCGGCCCTCGCGGGGGCCCTGGACGCCTGGCGGGACCTCCTGCCCTGAAAAGGGCCGGCGCAGGCTGTATTCTGGAAGGTCTGGAGTCCGCATGCCCGTCGCCCTCAGTCTGGTCAAGGTAACCAAGCGCTTCGGCGCCCAGCCGATCCTGGAGAACCTCAGCTTCGGCCTCATGACGGGCGAGAAGGTGGGCCTCATCGGACGGAACGGGGCCGGCAAGTCCACCCTCTTCAAGCTCCTGGCCGGGGAGGACACGCCCGATTCGGGCGAGGTGGTCCTCACCCAGGGCCTGCGGGTGGCCCGGCTCAGCCAGGACCCCCACTTCCCCCCGGGGGCCACGGTCCGGAGCGCCCTGGAGTGGGCCCTCAGCGATCACCGCGAGCTGATCCGGCGCCACGCGGAGATCCACGAGGCCCTGACGGGCGCGGCCCCGGACGCGGCCGAGCGCCTGCACCAGGAGCTGGACGCCGTCGAGCACCACCTGGGCCACATGGGCTGGGACCTGGAGCCCCGCCTGAAGGAGGCCGTCACCACGTGGGGCCTCCTGGACCTGGAGGCGGAGGTCGAGGCCCTCTCCGGCGGCTGGCGCAAGCGGGTGGCCCTGGCCCAGGCCTGGCTCAAGGACCCCGACGTGCTCGTGCTGGACGAGCCCACCAACCACCTGGACCCCGAGCAGGTGGAGCGCCTGGAGGGGTGGCTCCAGGCCTTCGCGGGCGCCCTCCTCCTGATCACCCACGACCGCCACCTCCTGGACGGGGTGGTGGACCGCATGCTGGAGCTGGAGAACGGTGCGGTCACCAGCTACGAGGGTTCCTATTCGGACTACCTCCTGGAGAAGTCCGACCGCGAGTTCCGCGAGGCCCGCCTCACCGAGCACATGCAGAACCGCCTCCGGCGCGAGCTGGCCTGGCTCCGTCGCGGCGCGAAGGCCCGGACCCGCAAGTCCAAGCTCCGCATCCAGGACGTCCTGGACCTCAAGGACGACGTCAAGGACCGCACCCGGCAGGAGCAGCGGGTCTCCCTGGCCTTCGCGGGGGGCTCCAACCGCAGCGACAGCCTCCTCCAGGCCGAGGGCCTGCGCTTCGCCTACCCGGGCACCGACCGGGACCTGGCCGGGGGCCTGGACCTGGTGCTGCAACGCGGCATGCGGATCGCCCTGCTGGGCCCCAACGGCTGCGGCAAGAGCACGGTCCTCAAGCTCCTCCTTGGGGAGCTGGAGCCGACGGCGGGCGCCCTCACCCGGCACCCCCGCCTCTCCGTCTCCGCCATCAGCCAGGGCCGCGGCGAGCTCCGGGGGGACCTCTCGGTGGCCGACAACATCGCCGAGCGCGCCTCCATGGTCAAGGTGGGCGGCTCCGAGATGCTCGTCCTCGTCTACCTCTCCCGCTTCGGGTTCCCCGCCGACCAGCAGAAGCGCGCCGCGGGCACCCTCTCCGGCGGGGAGCGCAACCGCCTCCTGCTGGCCAAGGCCATGCTCCAGCCCGCGGACCTCCTCGTCCTGGACGAGCCCACCAACGACCTCGACATCCCGACCCTCCAGAACCTGGAGGAGGCCCTGCTGGACTACCCCGGGGCCCTCCTGCTCGTGAGCCACGACCGGTTCTTCCTGGACCAGGTGGCGACCCACACCCTGGCCTGGAACCCCGCCGGGACGCCCCGGTGGGAGTTCTACGAGGGCAACCCCGCCTCCGTGCGGCGCCTGCGCGCCGAGCGCGCCCAGGAGGCCCCCAGGGCCGCCGCCGCCAAGGCCGCCGCGCCCCGCACCGACACCCGGGACCCCTCCCGGCGGAAGCCCGGGCTGTCCCAGAAGGAGGCCCGCCGCCTGGCGGAGGTGGAGGCCGCCATGGCCGGGCTCCAGGCCCGCATCGCCGGACTCGAGGCCCTGATGGCCGACCCCGCCGCCTTCATCTCCGCCGACGCCCCCGGCCACCAGGCGCTCCGGGACAAGGAGGCCGCCCTCGCGGACCTGGACGTCCTGGAGATGGAATGGCTGGAACTCGAAGAGAAGCGGGAAGCCTGATGCGGGGCCGCAACCCCGGCATCGACCTCCTGCGGGGCCTGTCCATCGTCCTGGTGGTGCTCCACCACGTGGGCATGCGCGTCCCCTTCAAGGGCTCCGCCCTGGGGGCGGTCCTCCCGGCCTGGTTCCTCTCGGCCCTGGCCTGGAGCGGGTACGAGGCGGTCTTCGTGTTCTTCGTCGTCTCCGGCTACCTCATCGCCACCAACGCCCTCGACCGCTGGGGGTCCCTGGCCGCCGTGGACCTCCGGGCCTTCTACGCGCGCCGGGCCTCGCGCATCCTGCCCTGCCTCCTGGCCCTGGTCGCCGTCCTCGCCGCCCTCCACGCGGCCGGGGCCGCCGACTACGTCATCCGCCGGCCCGGCCAGTCCCTGGGACGGGCCGTCCTCGCCGCCCTGGGCCTCCACCTGAACTGGTACGAGGGCGTCACGGGCTACCTGCCGGGGAACTGGGACGTCCTCTGGTCCCTGTCCATCGAGGAGGTGTTCTACCTGGCCTTCCCCATCGCGGCCCTCCTGACGCGGCGGAAGGGCGTCCTGGCGGCGATTCTCGCCGTCCTGGCCCTCTCCCTGCCCTGGTCCCGGGCGGCCCTCCAGGGGACCCCCATCTGGCAGGAGAAGGCCTACCTCCCGGGCATGGCCGGCATCGCCATGGGCGTCCTGGCGGCCCTGGCCCAGGCCCGTCCGGGCCCCGACGCGCGGCGCCTCCTGGCGGCGCTGGGCGGCGCCGGGCTCTTCGCCGCCATCTTCCTCCAGACCTGGCTCTGGCCCGTGCTGCGGAACGGCGACCTCCTCCTGCTCACGGGCTCGGCGGCCCTCCTGGTCATCGCCCTCCACGCCCGGGGTCCGGCCCCCCTGCCCTTCACGGGCTGGCTCCAGGCCATGGGCCGGCTCAGCTACGAGATCTACCTGACCCACATGTTCATCGTTTGGCCCATCGTGCGCCTGGCCAAGGCCCGGCCCGGCCCCTGGGCCTTCCTGTGGCATGTGCCGGCCCTCCTGGCGGCCTGGGGCCTGGGCTGGCTCGTGGCCAAGGCCCTGTCCCAGCCCGCCGAACGCGCCCTCCGGACCCGCCTGGGCGAAGC
Encoded here:
- a CDS encoding tyrosine-type recombinase/integrase, producing the protein MLRSVLLDMLREYWKYERPTPPLLFSTRFGRPLCPETARRALLCASAASGIGKVVTPHMLRHSFATSLLENRTDLRTIQVLLGHKSIKSIQIYTQVSASQIAAVRSPLEDLVP
- a CDS encoding tyrosine-type recombinase/integrase; this encodes MAGRAKGTIQQYLASIRRFQEMVGKSADRASQAEIRRWVEHLQAQPIGPERLRCHYSALAFLFRKTLGQPDKVAFISMPRKDAPLPTILTAAEVGRVLKSFTVAKYSVFFALIYATGLRISEAIGLETQDIDALRG
- the hutU gene encoding urocanate hydratase; its protein translation is MTQATEAPVFRAPHGTHLHCKGWLQEAALRMLMNNLDPDVAERPEDLIVYGGLGKAARNWDCFNAIVKELKHLGDDETLLIQSGKPVGVVKTHPDAPRVLIANSNLVPRWATWEHFRELDRKGLMMYGQMTAGSWIYIGSQGIVQGTYETFAEAARQHFGGSLAGTWTLTAGLGGMGGAQPLSVTMNGGVALCVEVDRTRIEKRLATRYLDEWTDSLDEAMARVQRYVAEKKAVSIGLLGNASEILPELVRRGARPHLVTDQTSAHDEYNGYIPAGLTLEAAAAMRKSDPEGYVKRALDSMRAHVEAMLAFQKTGSVTFDYGNNIRAQAQRAGCADAFAFPGFVPAFIRPLFCKGIGPFRWAALSGDPEDIAVTDRAMMELFPENEGMIRWIKAASEKIAFQGLPARICWIGAGERHLAGLKFNELVREGKLKAPIVIGRDHLDSGSVASPNRETEAMKDGSDAVSDWPLLNAMTACSGGASWVSLHHGGGVGMGFSQHSGVVIVADGTERADRCIRRVLWNDPAMGVFRHADAGYDSAREHAERIGLHVPLPR
- a CDS encoding ABC-F family ATP-binding cassette domain-containing protein is translated as MPVALSLVKVTKRFGAQPILENLSFGLMTGEKVGLIGRNGAGKSTLFKLLAGEDTPDSGEVVLTQGLRVARLSQDPHFPPGATVRSALEWALSDHRELIRRHAEIHEALTGAAPDAAERLHQELDAVEHHLGHMGWDLEPRLKEAVTTWGLLDLEAEVEALSGGWRKRVALAQAWLKDPDVLVLDEPTNHLDPEQVERLEGWLQAFAGALLLITHDRHLLDGVVDRMLELENGAVTSYEGSYSDYLLEKSDREFREARLTEHMQNRLRRELAWLRRGAKARTRKSKLRIQDVLDLKDDVKDRTRQEQRVSLAFAGGSNRSDSLLQAEGLRFAYPGTDRDLAGGLDLVLQRGMRIALLGPNGCGKSTVLKLLLGELEPTAGALTRHPRLSVSAISQGRGELRGDLSVADNIAERASMVKVGGSEMLVLVYLSRFGFPADQQKRAAGTLSGGERNRLLLAKAMLQPADLLVLDEPTNDLDIPTLQNLEEALLDYPGALLLVSHDRFFLDQVATHTLAWNPAGTPRWEFYEGNPASVRRLRAERAQEAPRAAAAKAAAPRTDTRDPSRRKPGLSQKEARRLAEVEAAMAGLQARIAGLEALMADPAAFISADAPGHQALRDKEAALADLDVLEMEWLELEEKREA
- a CDS encoding acyltransferase family protein, whose translation is MRGRNPGIDLLRGLSIVLVVLHHVGMRVPFKGSALGAVLPAWFLSALAWSGYEAVFVFFVVSGYLIATNALDRWGSLAAVDLRAFYARRASRILPCLLALVAVLAALHAAGAADYVIRRPGQSLGRAVLAALGLHLNWYEGVTGYLPGNWDVLWSLSIEEVFYLAFPIAALLTRRKGVLAAILAVLALSLPWSRAALQGTPIWQEKAYLPGMAGIAMGVLAALAQARPGPDARRLLAALGGAGLFAAIFLQTWLWPVLRNGDLLLLTGSAALLVIALHARGPAPLPFTGWLQAMGRLSYEIYLTHMFIVWPIVRLAKARPGPWAFLWHVPALLAAWGLGWLVAKALSQPAERALRTRLGEA